The following are encoded together in the Corythoichthys intestinalis isolate RoL2023-P3 unplaced genomic scaffold, ASM3026506v1 HiC_scaffold_23, whole genome shotgun sequence genome:
- the LOC130911100 gene encoding uncharacterized protein LOC130911100, protein MASPLPSSSRLFCSVCCMYSEHPGSFVEDSSSCRKCSLVSGLETRVSELEARLCTLETKASPSYSQVVAGPAGRACSSRIASAVSPPASPVQPGEIKEGFVTVRGKRSGKRTTLVHQQLHVSNRFAPLSDTPAEPDTLVIGSSIVRDVKHPAVSVRCYPGARVGDIEGNLRLLKQSRKRFRRIVIHAGGNDARRRQSEVLKLNVASVCELAKSMADTIVFSGPLPNLVNDEMYSRFSSFNRWLSRWCPENDIVFVDNWHAFWGKPGLMRRDGIHPTWDGAALLTRNLAAKLSLPK, encoded by the coding sequence ATGGCTAGCCCTCTGCCTTCTTCCTCCCGTCTTTTCTGCTCAGTGTGCTGTATGTATAGCGAGCACCCTGGCTCCTTCGTCGAGGACAGTAGTAGCTGTAGGAAGTGTAGCTTAGTCTCAGGGTTGGAGACCAGGGTTTCTGAGCTAGAAGCACGGCTCTGCACTCTAGAGACGAAAGCTAGTCCTAGCTATAGCCAGGTAGTGGCAGGGCCCGCAGGTCGTGCTTGCAGTAGTAGGATTGCTAGCGCAGTTAGCCCCCCAGCGAGCCCCGTGCAGCCGGGGGAAATTAAGGAGGGATTTGTGACTGTACGGGGGAAGCGCAGTGGTAAACGCACAACCTTAGTGCACCAGCAGCTTCACGTCAGCAATAGGTTTGCCCCCCTCAGCGACACACCGGCTGAACCAGACACTCTCGTAATTGGAAGCTCCATAGTTAGAGACGTGAAGCACCCGGCGGTGTCTGTCAGGTGTTACCCAGGGGCCAGAGTCGGTGACATCGAAGGAAACCTCAGGCTCTTAAAGCAGAGTAGGAAGAGGTTCCGCCGTATCGTGATTCACGCAGGCGGTAACGACGCCCGGCGGAGACAGTCTGAGGTGCTTAAATTAAACGTAGCCTcggtgtgtgaacttgctaagtcgatggcggacaccatagttttctctggtcctctgcctaatttggtcaatgatgagatgtactctagattctcatcatttaaccgctggttgtctagatggtgcccagaaaacgatatagtctttgttgataactggcacgcgttttggggcaagcccgggctcatgcgccgagacggcattcatccgacttgggacggtgctgctctcttaactcgaaatttggccgccaaactaagtctcccaaagtga